The proteins below come from a single Anaerobacillus alkaliphilus genomic window:
- a CDS encoding retropepsin-like aspartic protease, which yields MKFGMEDHLPQASIEIEYYGKKKTSRNVLLDTGCSSTILDTDLCEEIGLYLDLENAKKRKMYGIGGTEICIEQKVSSMSIDIFPINDFTIQLGDVREMHGFDGIIGSDFFLVNKLIIDFQITEVLKASLR from the coding sequence ATGAAGTTTGGTATGGAAGACCATTTACCACAGGCTTCTATTGAAATTGAGTACTATGGTAAGAAAAAGACTTCTAGAAACGTCCTTCTAGATACTGGCTGTTCTTCAACCATATTAGATACGGATCTATGTGAGGAAATTGGACTGTATCTTGATCTAGAAAATGCAAAAAAGCGAAAGATGTACGGAATTGGTGGCACTGAAATTTGTATAGAACAAAAAGTGAGCAGTATGTCAATTGATATCTTTCCAATTAATGACTTCACGATACAGCTCGGGGATGTTAGAGAGATGCATGGGTTTGATGGGATAATAGGTAGTGACTTTTTTCTAGTAAACAAATTAATCATCGACTTCCAAATAACGGAAGTGCTGAAAGCTAGTTTAAGGTAA